In the genome of Stomoxys calcitrans chromosome 4, idStoCalc2.1, whole genome shotgun sequence, the window gACTGGTGAAGAAGCCTATGGAGAGGAGACCGCTGGTGAAGAAACTCTTGCAGAAGAGACTGGTGAAGAAGTCTCTGGTGATGAGCCCGCTGGTGAAGAAACTCCTTCAGAAGAGACTGGTGAAGAAGCCTCTGGAGAGGAGCCCGCTGGTGAAGAACCTCCTGCAGAAGAGACTGGTGAAGAAGCCTCTGGAGAGGAGCCCGCTGGTGAAGAACCTCCTGCAGAAGAGACTGGTGAAGAAGTCTCTGGTGAGGAGCCCGCTAGTGAAAAAACTCCTTCAGATGAAACAGGCGAAGAAGGCGCTGTAGAAGAAATTCCTTTAGAAGAGACTGCTGGTGAGGAAGCAACTGGTGAAGAAATTCCTGCAGAAGAAACTGCGGGTGAGGAAACAGCCGGCGAAGAAATTCCTGCTGGTGaagaaactcctgcagaagaagcaggtgaagaaggtgcttcggaagaaactcctgcagaagagACTGGTGAAGAAGTCTCTGGTGAAGAAGGTGCTGTTGAAGAAATTCCTGCAGAAGAGACTGGTGAAGAAGTCTCTGGTGAAGAAGCCGCTGGTGAGGAGCCCGCTGGAGaagaaactcctgcagaagtgaCTGGTGAGGAAAACGTTGATGAGGAAGCAGCTGGAGAAGAAGCTTCTGAAGAACCTCCCGCAGAAGAGACTGGTGAAGAAGTCTCTAGTGAGGA includes:
- the LOC131997072 gene encoding fibrous sheath CABYR-binding protein-like, which produces MTGEEATGEEGAAEEIPAEETGEEASGEEPAGEEVTGEENVDEEAAGEEEASEETPAEETGEEAYGEETAGEETLAEETGEEVSGDEPAGEETPSEETGEEASGEEPAGEEPPAEETGEEASGEEPAGEEPPAEETGEEVSGEEPASEKTPSDETGEEGAVEEIPLEETAGEEATGEEIPAEETAGEETAGEEIPAGEETPKRLVKKSLVKKVLLKKFLQKRLVKKSLVKKPLVRSPLEKKLLQK